In Stigmatella aurantiaca, one DNA window encodes the following:
- a CDS encoding response regulator — protein sequence MDAPPMPAAAPIRVFVVEDQTKILKNQLRLLEGHPDIEIIGTALSGEAALEEVAKTVPDVILLDLGLPRMSGIDVTRAVKATHPKVEILIFTIFDEEDKVLEAVKAGASGYLLKGAPVDKIIEAIKEVRAGGTVIQPNLARRLLRHFRVDPDSGPVPTSAASPERAPAPEAPAAPDALLRPLSDREQEILQLIAKGISNSEAAKMLNLSKATIRTHLEHIYRKLEVTNRVEAVTEGIRKGLISV from the coding sequence GTGGACGCCCCCCCGATGCCGGCCGCAGCGCCCATCCGTGTCTTCGTCGTCGAGGACCAGACGAAGATCCTCAAGAACCAGCTGCGCCTGCTGGAGGGCCACCCGGACATCGAGATCATCGGCACGGCGCTGTCCGGCGAGGCCGCGCTCGAGGAGGTCGCCAAGACCGTCCCGGACGTCATCCTCCTGGACCTGGGTCTGCCGCGCATGAGCGGCATCGACGTGACTCGCGCGGTGAAGGCCACCCACCCCAAGGTGGAGATCCTCATCTTCACCATCTTCGACGAGGAGGACAAAGTCCTGGAGGCCGTGAAGGCGGGCGCCTCGGGCTACCTGCTCAAGGGCGCGCCGGTGGACAAGATCATCGAGGCCATCAAGGAGGTGCGCGCCGGGGGCACGGTGATTCAGCCGAACCTCGCCCGCAGGCTGCTGCGCCACTTCCGCGTGGATCCAGACAGCGGTCCGGTGCCCACCAGCGCCGCGTCCCCGGAGCGCGCGCCCGCCCCGGAGGCCCCTGCCGCCCCGGATGCACTGCTCCGGCCCCTGTCGGACCGGGAGCAGGAGATCCTCCAGCTCATCGCCAAGGGCATCTCCAACAGCGAGGCCGCCAAGATGCTCAACCTGAGCAAGGCCACCATCCGCACGCACCTGGAGCACATCTACCGCAAGCTCGAGGTGACCAACCGCGTGGAGGCCGTCACCGAGGGCATCCGCAAGGGCCTCATCTCCGTCTGA
- a CDS encoding sensor histidine kinase, with product MDTGLASDEEKPANDLRARVRAVLERRKLTDSISAEQASASWEQDRFVARARALFYARMMFLTLGLLILAVPEWSGYFGLTGPLAFGGYFTMLLYSVANFLVIDHPKAGRWVTYFTLCFDLTIMVVLIVKPQVNGGLQSPLLATQLLFTTLFAILYPKPLAILPPLLALPITTRLDLLLNRSVTAIELLTLLWYSALNFIIVYVVVYLNEREAAAHREVVELQGDLKELAIVEERNRLAREIHDGLGASLSSMIIQSEYILSLEKDGSLRAEIGELKATAEESIEELRRNLRMMREDFELAQGLEDYIKTFRDRTQLDIRFERTGVARKLSPDAQLALFRILQEGLSNTAKHAQAQVVHVRLDFTEGRVHLTVRDDGKGFDPKKTPRGHYGLLNMRERAMKLGGEIIVDSAPGAGALVSFSIPCNPL from the coding sequence ATGGATACCGGCCTCGCCTCAGACGAGGAAAAACCCGCCAACGATCTGCGCGCCCGCGTGCGCGCGGTGCTGGAGCGGCGCAAGCTCACGGACAGCATCTCCGCCGAACAGGCCTCCGCCTCCTGGGAGCAGGACCGGTTCGTGGCCCGCGCCCGGGCGCTCTTCTATGCGCGGATGATGTTCCTGACCCTGGGTCTGCTCATCCTGGCGGTGCCCGAGTGGTCCGGGTACTTCGGGCTCACGGGCCCGCTGGCCTTTGGCGGCTACTTCACGATGCTGCTCTACAGCGTCGCGAACTTCCTCGTCATCGATCACCCCAAGGCGGGCCGGTGGGTGACGTACTTCACGCTCTGCTTCGACCTCACCATCATGGTCGTGCTGATCGTCAAGCCGCAGGTGAACGGCGGCCTCCAGAGCCCGCTGCTGGCCACGCAGCTGTTGTTCACCACGCTGTTCGCCATCCTCTACCCCAAGCCGCTGGCCATCCTGCCGCCGCTCCTGGCGCTGCCCATCACCACCCGGTTGGACCTGCTGCTCAACCGCTCCGTCACCGCCATCGAGCTGCTGACGCTGCTCTGGTACTCGGCGCTCAACTTCATCATCGTCTACGTGGTGGTGTACCTGAACGAGCGCGAGGCCGCCGCGCACCGCGAGGTGGTGGAGCTCCAGGGGGACCTCAAGGAGCTGGCCATCGTGGAGGAGCGCAACCGGCTGGCGCGCGAGATCCACGACGGGCTGGGTGCCTCGCTCTCGTCGATGATCATCCAGTCCGAGTACATCCTGAGCCTGGAGAAGGACGGCTCGCTGCGCGCCGAGATCGGCGAGCTGAAGGCCACCGCCGAGGAGTCCATCGAGGAGCTGCGCCGCAACCTGCGGATGATGCGCGAGGACTTCGAGCTGGCGCAGGGCCTGGAGGACTACATCAAGACGTTCCGCGATCGCACGCAGCTGGACATCCGCTTCGAGCGCACGGGGGTGGCGCGCAAGCTGTCCCCGGACGCGCAGCTCGCCCTGTTCCGCATCCTCCAGGAGGGCCTGTCCAACACCGCCAAGCACGCCCAGGCCCAGGTGGTCCACGTGAGGCTCGACTTCACCGAGGGCCGGGTCCACCTGACGGTGCGCGATGATGGCAAGGGCTTCGATCCGAAGAAGACTCCCCGCGGCCATTATGGTCTGCTGAACATGCGTGAACGCGCGATGAAGCTTGGCGGAGAGATCATCGTGGACTCGGCTCCTGGGGCCGGTGCACTCGTTTCCTTCTCCATTCCCTGCAATCCCCTGTAA
- a CDS encoding MoaD/ThiS family protein, translated as MAKVHIPTPLRGFTRNQAEVQASGATVGEVLKDLERRFPGLGPRLLDAQGAVRRYVNIFHNDEDIRGLQELETPVKDSDRLTLLTAMAGG; from the coding sequence ATGGCGAAGGTCCACATTCCCACGCCCCTTCGGGGCTTCACCCGGAACCAGGCCGAGGTCCAGGCCTCGGGGGCCACCGTGGGCGAGGTGCTGAAGGATTTGGAGCGGCGCTTTCCCGGCCTGGGCCCGCGGCTGCTTGACGCCCAGGGCGCGGTCCGCCGCTACGTGAACATCTTCCACAATGACGAGGACATCCGGGGCCTCCAGGAGCTGGAGACGCCCGTGAAGGACTCGGACCGGCTCACCCTCCTCACCGCCATGGCCGGCGGGTAG
- a CDS encoding Mov34/MPN/PAD-1 family protein, producing the protein MAQRGMPGDALPEDLSEVLRHLEACYPLEGCGVLLRTEAGDWRVRPLFNAYDRYHAADPGRFPRSARTAFLFEPQEWLAVNREADARNEQVACLFHSHVEGVARLSAEDRLAAAPGGIPLFPGVSYLVVNVVRGRAAEAREYRWAGGEFQDRKVPL; encoded by the coding sequence GTGGCGCAGCGCGGCATGCCCGGCGATGCGCTGCCCGAGGACCTGTCCGAAGTCCTCCGGCACCTGGAAGCCTGCTATCCACTTGAGGGCTGTGGGGTGCTCCTGCGCACGGAGGCCGGGGACTGGCGCGTCCGGCCTCTCTTCAACGCCTATGATCGATACCACGCGGCGGATCCGGGGCGTTTTCCCCGCTCGGCCCGCACCGCGTTCCTCTTCGAGCCCCAGGAATGGCTGGCGGTGAACCGCGAGGCGGATGCCCGGAACGAGCAGGTGGCCTGCCTCTTCCACTCCCATGTGGAGGGGGTGGCGCGCCTGTCCGCCGAGGACCGCCTCGCGGCCGCCCCGGGGGGAATCCCCCTGTTTCCCGGCGTATCCTACCTTGTAGTCAATGTGGTGCGCGGGCGGGCGGCCGAGGCCCGAGAATACCGGTGGGCCGGGGGAGAATTTCAGGATCGGAAGGTTCCGCTGTAG